Below is a genomic region from Pirellulales bacterium.
ACAAACCGGCGATTCGGCCTGGTGAGAAGCAGCAATACTCGAACTTTGGCGCGTCGGTTCTGGGCTACCTGGTTGGGCAGAAGGCTGGCAAGTCCTATCAACAGTTGCTGCGGGAGCGAATCGCGAATCCACTGCAAATGACCGATTGCACGGTGGACCTCAGCGAAGATCAAAAGAAGCGGCTCGCCACGCCGCATGCCAAGTTCGGCTCAGCCACACCGCCCTGGACGTTTGCCGATCTGCCGGGCGCCGGCGGCATTCACGCGACGATGCGCGACATGCTGCGCTTCGCACAGGCTCAATTGACTCCGCCCACCGGGAAACTGGGCGAGGCAATCGACTTGGCTTGGAAACAACAGCGCGACGCGGACGCTTCGGGTCCGGCAATGGGACTGAACTGGATGATTGCCGGCGATGGTCAGACTCGTTGGCACAACGGTCAGACCGGTGGATCGCATTCGGCAATCTTCATCAATCGTGAGTTTCACTGCGCGGTCGTTGTGTTGTGCAACACGGCCGTAACCAACGGGCTCGATCAACTGGCGATCAAGTTGGTAAGGAAAGCGGCAGGCGGGGACTCAAAGCCGGAATCAAAGGAGATGGCCGACCATGCGCCGGGCGATCTCGCCGTTGATGCGAAACTTCGGCACCGGTTGGAGGGTCGGTATCAATTGAACCCGAGCTTTATATTCACTGTTAGCGATCGCGATGGGCACCTGATGGTCAGTATTACGAATCAACCCACTCAAGAGGTCTTTCCGGATTCTCCCACGCGCTGGTCCTACCATGGCGTCGACG
It encodes:
- a CDS encoding serine hydrolase, which encodes KPAIRPGEKQQYSNFGASVLGYLVGQKAGKSYQQLLRERIANPLQMTDCTVDLSEDQKKRLATPHAKFGSATPPWTFADLPGAGGIHATMRDMLRFAQAQLTPPTGKLGEAIDLAWKQQRDADASGPAMGLNWMIAGDGQTRWHNGQTGGSHSAIFINREFHCAVVVLCNTAVTNGLDQLAIKLVRKAAGGDSKPESKEMADHAPGDLAVDAKLRHRLEGRYQLNPSFIFTVSDRDGHLMVSITNQPTQEVFPDSPTRWSYHGVDATLEFKLKKTGPATSLVLHQNGIEQTARRIK